A stretch of the Candidatus Rokuibacteriota bacterium genome encodes the following:
- the msrB gene encoding peptide-methionine (R)-S-oxide reductase MsrB, translating into MRGATTRRMQLFARILLAGTLVGVAFGGLINLAVGRSGLTGSLAGAVNGATITIVIGSIEILWLPSRRGLALQQAPFLVTFGVKWLLYGTVITAVNVVAWGERVLGVLVDAPLPPSSLTQLSVVFSFVVTFGFLFVLEVSTLVGRRTLRNIVLGRYHRPRAEERFFLFVDIAGSTALAERIGPAAVHRFLNRVFRLVSDPIDDYGGEIYQYVGDEMVVTWTVAEGRDDARPIACLCAIRTALDEAAPKFEREFGVAVGIRAALHAGPVISGEVGGSKRDIVFHGDVMNTAARLEQATRDLDRRFLVSADALSRLAGTERYAFEALGPQALRGRAAPVEIYACAEGTDMSKTEKFEISKTEAEWRTVLTPEQFRVLREQGTEPAGSSPLDKEHGRGTFVCAACDLPLFASDTKYDSRTGWPSFWAPIEGAVRNSVDRSFFTVRTEVHCRRGGGHLGHVFEDGPEPTGLRYCMNGVALEFRRG; encoded by the coding sequence ATGCGTGGCGCGACGACGCGGCGGATGCAGCTCTTCGCGCGGATCCTGCTCGCGGGGACGCTGGTCGGGGTTGCCTTTGGCGGGCTCATCAACCTCGCCGTCGGCCGAAGCGGGCTCACCGGGAGCCTCGCGGGAGCGGTCAACGGCGCCACGATCACGATCGTGATCGGCTCGATCGAGATCCTTTGGTTGCCCAGCCGACGGGGTCTTGCCCTCCAGCAGGCTCCGTTCCTTGTGACGTTCGGCGTGAAATGGCTCCTCTACGGGACGGTGATCACGGCCGTCAATGTCGTCGCCTGGGGCGAGCGGGTGCTCGGTGTGCTCGTTGACGCGCCGCTGCCACCGAGCTCGCTGACGCAGCTGTCCGTCGTGTTCTCGTTCGTGGTGACCTTCGGCTTCCTGTTCGTCCTCGAGGTCAGCACCCTGGTCGGGCGTCGCACATTGCGCAACATCGTGCTCGGGCGCTATCACCGGCCGCGAGCCGAGGAGCGATTCTTCCTCTTCGTCGACATCGCGGGCTCGACGGCGCTTGCCGAGCGGATCGGCCCGGCCGCCGTCCACCGCTTTCTGAACCGCGTGTTCCGCCTCGTCTCGGATCCCATCGACGACTACGGCGGCGAGATCTACCAGTATGTCGGCGACGAGATGGTGGTGACGTGGACGGTCGCCGAGGGGCGGGACGACGCGCGTCCGATCGCCTGTCTCTGCGCGATCCGGACGGCGCTCGACGAGGCGGCGCCGAAGTTCGAGCGTGAGTTCGGGGTCGCGGTGGGCATCCGGGCCGCGCTCCACGCCGGGCCGGTCATCAGCGGCGAAGTCGGCGGCAGCAAGCGCGACATCGTCTTCCACGGCGACGTGATGAATACGGCCGCCCGCCTCGAGCAGGCAACCCGCGACCTCGATCGGCGCTTCCTCGTCTCGGCCGACGCCCTCAGCCGTCTCGCGGGCACGGAGCGATACGCGTTCGAGGCGCTCGGGCCCCAGGCGCTGCGCGGCCGCGCAGCGCCCGTCGAGATCTACGCCTGCGCGGAGGGAACGGATATGTCGAAGACCGAGAAGTTCGAGATCAGTAAGACCGAGGCCGAGTGGCGGACGGTGCTGACTCCCGAGCAGTTCCGTGTCCTGCGCGAGCAAGGGACGGAGCCTGCCGGCTCGAGCCCGCTCGACAAGGAACACGGCCGGGGCACGTTCGTCTGTGCCGCCTGCGATCTGCCTCTCTTTGCGTCGGACACGAAGTACGACAGCCGGACGGGGTGGCCCAGCTTCTGGGCGCCGATCGAGGGGGCCGTCCGGAACTCCGTGGACCGAAGCTTCTTCACCGTGCGCACCGAGGTGCATTGCCGCCGCGGCGGGGGGCATCTGGGCCACGTCTTCGAGGACGGGCCCGAGCCGACGGGCCTTCGGTATTGCATGAACGGCGTCGCCCTCGAGTTCCGGCGCGGCTGA
- a CDS encoding TRAP transporter permease, with protein sequence MTSPRPIELGDEERKGVEEAKRLVKEAEFGARELAGWSFWFSGALALALTGFQLWTAAFGTLPGVLQRSVHLAFTLALAFLFYPMMKSARQRRLPWYDLALAALGAYAALYVTLNHAALIDRVGAPMAMDTVMGVILLALVLEATRRAVGLWLPAITVLFVCYAFLGPWMPELFSHRGYTLRRVIGHLYLTTEGIFGIPLGVSSTFVFAFVLFGAILERTGAGEYLIRIAFSLVGHTRGGPAKVSVVASAFMGTITGSSIANTATIGSMTIPLMKRVGFSAEVAGGIETAAGGNGQLMPPVMGAAAFVMAEWLRIPYLEIAKAAALPAIIDQLALLGAVHLLALKHGIRGIPRADLPRFWSTFISGLHYLVPVAVLLYYLIAKEYTPLTSAVYAILGAIVMFVLTSAVQASRGRPIIPGQEPLPGVPAALVETALRLIQAFYFGARNMASVAVTCACAGVIVGIVSLTGVGLNLSSIVVDLSAGSLYLGLFLTMIASLVLGMGVPTTPTYIIMATLTAPALVAVGRASGLEIPIIAVHLFVFYFGILADDTPPVGLAAYAAAGIARADPIRTGWRAFSLDMRTFLLPYMFITAPAMLLINTTVLEAAWIFVTASVGMYALAAAMQGYLITEARWWERGVLFLCAIGLVHPGLYTDAVGAAGFALVYAAQRRRAPGAPLL encoded by the coding sequence ATGACGAGCCCCCGGCCGATCGAGCTGGGCGACGAGGAGCGCAAGGGGGTCGAGGAGGCGAAGCGCCTCGTCAAGGAGGCGGAGTTCGGCGCCCGCGAGCTCGCGGGCTGGTCCTTCTGGTTCTCCGGGGCGCTGGCGCTGGCGCTGACGGGCTTCCAGCTCTGGACGGCCGCCTTCGGGACGCTTCCGGGGGTGCTGCAGCGCTCGGTGCATCTCGCCTTCACGCTGGCGCTGGCCTTCCTCTTCTACCCCATGATGAAGTCGGCGCGGCAGCGCCGATTGCCGTGGTACGACCTGGCGCTGGCGGCGCTCGGCGCCTACGCCGCGCTCTACGTGACGCTGAACCACGCGGCCCTGATCGATCGGGTCGGGGCGCCCATGGCCATGGACACGGTCATGGGCGTGATCCTCCTGGCGCTGGTGCTCGAGGCCACGCGGCGCGCCGTCGGGCTGTGGCTGCCGGCCATCACCGTGCTCTTCGTCTGCTACGCCTTCCTCGGGCCGTGGATGCCCGAGCTCTTCTCCCACCGCGGCTACACGCTCCGCCGCGTGATCGGCCACCTCTACCTGACGACGGAGGGGATCTTCGGGATCCCCCTGGGGGTGTCCTCCACCTTCGTCTTCGCCTTCGTCCTCTTCGGCGCCATCCTCGAGCGCACGGGCGCCGGAGAATACCTCATCCGGATCGCCTTCTCGCTGGTCGGCCACACGCGCGGAGGTCCGGCCAAGGTGTCCGTGGTGGCCTCGGCCTTCATGGGCACGATCACCGGATCCTCCATCGCCAACACGGCCACCATCGGCTCCATGACCATCCCGCTCATGAAGCGCGTGGGCTTTTCCGCCGAGGTGGCCGGAGGCATCGAGACGGCGGCGGGGGGCAACGGCCAGCTCATGCCGCCCGTGATGGGCGCGGCGGCCTTCGTGATGGCCGAGTGGCTGCGCATCCCGTACCTCGAGATCGCGAAGGCGGCGGCGCTGCCGGCCATCATCGACCAGCTCGCGCTCCTGGGCGCCGTCCACCTGCTGGCCCTCAAGCACGGCATCCGCGGCATCCCGCGCGCGGACCTTCCCCGCTTCTGGTCCACCTTCATCTCGGGCCTCCACTACCTCGTGCCGGTGGCCGTGCTGCTCTACTACCTCATCGCCAAGGAGTACACGCCGCTCACCTCGGCCGTCTACGCGATTCTCGGGGCCATCGTCATGTTCGTTCTCACGAGCGCGGTCCAGGCGAGCCGCGGGCGCCCCATCATCCCCGGCCAGGAGCCGCTGCCAGGGGTCCCCGCTGCCCTGGTGGAGACCGCGCTCCGGCTCATCCAGGCCTTCTACTTCGGCGCGCGGAATATGGCCTCCGTGGCGGTGACGTGCGCGTGCGCGGGCGTCATCGTCGGGATCGTGAGCCTCACGGGCGTGGGCCTCAACCTCTCCTCGATCGTGGTGGACCTGTCGGCGGGGAGCCTCTACCTGGGCCTCTTCCTGACCATGATCGCCTCGCTCGTCCTGGGCATGGGCGTGCCCACGACGCCCACCTACATCATCATGGCGACGCTGACGGCGCCGGCCCTGGTGGCGGTGGGCCGGGCCAGCGGGCTGGAGATCCCGATCATCGCCGTCCACCTCTTCGTCTTCTACTTCGGCATCCTGGCCGACGACACCCCCCCCGTGGGACTCGCCGCCTACGCCGCCGCCGGCATCGCCCGCGCCGACCCCATCAGGACCGGGTGGCGCGCCTTCTCGCTGGACATGCGGACCTTCCTCCTGCCCTACATGTTCATCACGGCGCCGGCCATGCTCCTGATCAACACCACCGTCCTCGAGGCCGCGTGGATCTTCGTGACCGCCTCCGTGGGCATGTACGCGCTGGCCGCGGCCATGCAGGGCTACCTCATCACCGAGGCCCGCTGGTGGGAGCGTGGGGTGCTCTTCCTCTGCGCGATCGGCCTCGTGCACCCGGGCCTGTACACCGACGCGGTGGGCGCCGCCGGCTTCGCCCTGGTCTATGCGGCGCAGCGCCGGCGCGCGCCTGGGGCACCGCTGCTCTAG
- a CDS encoding DMT family transporter — MRRDRGWTRLLAVGEALLVSAIWASSFVIIKVGLAHMPPLTLAGFRYFAAFLLLLPAMALNGGLTRNPAPGHWCRLFLMGLCAYPLSNGALFWGLQYVPATTGAFLFSLLPLPGLFLALVWLREVPTRLQVVGLAVTLAGSALFFSPGLSAGDPVVLAVISLGVLAFAVFVVLSRAVARAGHVPTVPLTALPLGFGGGLLLLVALPLERPASPSLEGWGAVLWLAVVNTALAYVLYNHCIRILTALESNVLLSLSPLGTALLASLFLGEQLAALEVIGLVVTVLGVLLVQWKSAPPPPSSQAADSSASGPSGRISPTESRL, encoded by the coding sequence ATGCGACGGGACAGAGGCTGGACCCGCCTGCTGGCCGTCGGTGAGGCGCTGCTCGTCAGCGCGATCTGGGCATCCTCCTTCGTCATCATCAAGGTCGGGTTGGCCCACATGCCCCCGCTGACCCTGGCGGGCTTCCGCTATTTCGCCGCCTTCCTGCTGCTCCTCCCGGCGATGGCCCTGAACGGCGGGCTCACGCGAAACCCCGCCCCCGGCCACTGGTGTCGGCTGTTCCTGATGGGGCTCTGCGCCTACCCTTTGAGTAACGGTGCGCTCTTCTGGGGGCTCCAGTACGTGCCGGCGACCACTGGCGCCTTCCTGTTCAGCCTGCTCCCGCTGCCGGGCTTGTTCCTCGCTCTGGTCTGGCTGCGCGAGGTTCCCACTCGGCTGCAGGTGGTCGGACTCGCCGTTACCCTGGCAGGCAGTGCCCTCTTCTTCTCGCCGGGCCTGAGCGCGGGGGATCCGGTGGTGCTGGCGGTGATCAGCCTCGGCGTCCTGGCGTTCGCCGTTTTCGTCGTCCTCAGCCGCGCGGTTGCTCGGGCGGGGCACGTGCCCACGGTGCCCTTGACGGCCCTGCCGCTGGGATTTGGAGGGGGCCTGCTCCTTCTGGTCGCCCTGCCGCTGGAGCGACCGGCATCGCCGTCTCTCGAAGGCTGGGGGGCCGTCCTCTGGCTGGCGGTGGTCAATACCGCTCTCGCCTACGTCCTCTACAACCATTGCATCCGGATCCTCACCGCCCTGGAGTCGAACGTGCTGCTGAGCCTCTCTCCGCTGGGGACGGCGCTGCTGGCGAGCCTCTTCCTGGGGGAACAGCTGGCGGCGCTAGAGGTGATCGGCCTGGTGGTCACCGTCCTGGGAGTCCTGCTGGTGCAGTGGAAATCCGCGCCGCCTCCGCCTTCCTCACAGGCGGCGGACTCTTCCGCAAGCGGCCCCTCTGGCCGTATCTCGCCGACGGAATCGAGACTGTAG